A window of the Brassica napus cultivar Da-Ae chromosome C5, Da-Ae, whole genome shotgun sequence genome harbors these coding sequences:
- the LOC111206467 gene encoding uncharacterized protein LOC111206467 translates to MSIATSLSHSKKKKITMAETERPHRSSSINSSSNARNASSTDLFICFTSRFSSSSSMRLSSLSPARSACLTTSLSRRLRPSGSIKNASAGVLNSPMFGNSGGRKRSGSGYENNNNNNIEPSSPKVTCIGQVRVKTRKHVKKKMRARSRRRGETSSFRRSSSDQNDRGGCRFDASDNRWVHFPVTICESLRSFGSELNCFSSSSPCRSSCVGGKDGRRGEGNGGGGGSSCFTRWFVAVEETGGKRREIELVVGGGEDEAAEDGRRRSRRRHVFEGLDLSEIEMKTEERRGREDVGMINLCSPPKNALLLMRCRSDPVKVAALANRVRERQMSLDDRVYGGEEEEDEQRRRFELDLEDKKRIELCEKWISGEREVVSITEPEAPKEEELVHEEEIEAMIIKHIEDDLRNAIEEEDEEQTAEMEEEESKEEEEIAAASVTPNVERSNQGNREPDPSPEVIMRGGDQQHDETAEKDKTTPYKVLPDCLLLMMCEPKLSMEVSKETWVCSTDFVRCQPGRPPAKKITEHHHHNHQPKKRIVTGVDSNASSRRRSVDKRPVHHSLLQPPRSSCSYPAAPPLLTTAASVREQKAAGGNKAYEPPVLPRCKSEPRKSASKLAPEACFWKNRKLEPHPQASVGVGGGAGVGF, encoded by the coding sequence ATGTCGATAGCTACTTCACTCTCTCAcagtaaaaaaaagaagataacaaTGGCGGAAACTGAAAGACCCCACCGTTCTTCAAGTATTAACAGTAGCAGCAACGCAAGGAACGCTTCTTCAACTGATTTATTCATTTGTTTCACATCtcgcttctcttcttcctcctccatgCGCCTCTCTTCCCTCAGCCCAGCTCGCTCCGCCTGCCTCACAACTTCTCTCAGCCGACGTCTCCGTCCTAGCGGCAGCATAAAGAACGCTTCGGCCGGAGTCCTAAACTCTCCGATGTTCGGTAATAGCGGAGGACGTAAGAGATCTGGATCGGGTtacgaaaataataataacaacaacATAGAGCCGTCGTCTCCGAAGGTGACGTGTATCGGTCAAGTGAGGGTGAAGACAAGGAAGCacgtgaagaagaagatgagagcgAGATCTAGGAGGAGAGGCGAGACGAGCAGCTTCAGGAGATCGTCCTCCGACCAAAACGACAGAGGAGGGTGTCGTTTCGACGCGAGCGATAACCGTTGGGTTCATTTCCCCGTGACCATCTGCGAGTCGCTGAGATCGTTCGGCTCCGAGCTTAActgcttctcctcctcctcgccGTGTAGATCGTCTTGCGTGGGCGGTAAAGACGGGCGGCGAGGTGAGGGTAACGGCGGCGGAGGAGGCAGCTCGTGCTTCACGAGGTGGTTTGTGGCGGTGGAGGAGACGGGAGGGAAGAGGAGGGAGATCGAGCTTGTGGTTGGAGGAGGGGAAGACGAGGCAGCGGAGgatgggaggaggaggagtcgCCGGAGGCATGTTTTCGAGGGGCTTGATTTGAGCGAGATTGAGATGAAGACGGAGGAGAGGAGAGGGAGGGAGGATGTTGGGATGATTAATCTCTGTTCTCCGCCGAAGAATGCTTTGCTGTTGATGAGGTGTAGATCTGATCCGGTTAAGGTGGCTGCGTTAGCTAACCGGGTTCGGGAGAGGCAGATGTCGCTTGATGACCGTGTGTATGGaggagaagaggaggaagatgagCAGAGGAGAAGGTTTGAGCTTGACTTGGAAGACAAGAAGCGGATCGAGCTGTGTGAGAAATGGATCTCCGGCGAGAGAGAAGTAGTTTCTATTACAGAACCAGAAGCTCCCAAAGAGGAAGAACTTGTACACGAGGAAGAGATTGAAGCTATGATCATCAAACACATCGAAGACGATCTAAGAAACGCcatagaggaagaagacgaggaGCAAACGGCTgagatggaagaagaagaaagtaaaGAGGAGGAAGAGATAGCAGCTGCCTCTGTGACTCCAAACGTGGAAAGATCCAACCAAGGAAACCGAGAACCCGACCCGAGTCCGGAAGTGATAATGAGAGGAGGAGATCAGCAGCACGATGAAACAGCTGAGAAAGACAAGACGACGCCGTATAAGGTGTTACCGGATTGTCTGTTGCTAATGATGTGTGAGCCAAAGCTATCGATGGAAGTCTCAAAGGAGACTTGGGTCTGCTCCACAGACTTCGTTAGATGTCAACCGGGAAGACCTCCGGCGAAGAAGATAACagaacatcatcatcataacCATCAACCCAAGAAACGAATCGTCACCGGTGTTGACTCCAACGCATCCTCTCGCCGGCGTTCTGTCGATAAACGACCTGTTCACCATTCGCTGTTACAGCCGCCGAGGTCATCGTGCTCGTACCCAGCAGCTCCGCCGTTATTAACGACGGCTGCGTCGGTTAGAGAGCAGAAGGCTGCCGGAGGTAACAAGGCGTACGAGCCGCCAGTGCTGCCACGTTGCAAGTCGGAGCCGAGGAAGTCAGCTTCGAAGCTAGCGCCGGAAGCTTGTTTCTGGAAAAATCGGAAGCTCGAGCCGCATCCTCAAGCTTCCGTCGGAGTCGGCGGCGGTGCCGGAGTAGGGTTCTAG